The following are encoded in a window of Pelecanus crispus isolate bPelCri1 chromosome 6, bPelCri1.pri, whole genome shotgun sequence genomic DNA:
- the ADM gene encoding pro-adrenomedullin produces MKLVHVALLCLGSVTLFGVDAARVDVATEFKRKWTKWALSRAKRDVKPSGALRGLGAAADVQPLIRTQDVKEDPRVSHPSSREDARIRVKRYRQSINTFPHLQAVHTGCRFGTCTVQKLAHQIYQLTGKYKDDAAPASKISPQGYGRRRRSLPERRGPARSPRPGRRPRTRGAQPLAPVLGV; encoded by the exons ATGAAACTAGTTCACGTTGCCCTACTCTGTCTCGGCTCTGTGACCTTGTTCGGGGTGGATGCTGCAAGGGTGGACGTAGCGACGGAGTTCAAAAGAAA ATGGACGAAATGGGCACTGAGCCGAGCCAAGCGGGACGTGAAGCCCTCGGGCGCGCTccgagggctgggggcagccgcCGACGTGCAGCCGCTCATACGGACCCAGGACGTGAAGGAGGATCCCCGGGTTTCGCATCCCAG cagccgGGAGGATGCTCGCATCCGCGTCAAGCGCTACCGCCAGAGCATTAACACCTTCCCCCACTTGCAAGCCGTCCACACGGGGTGCCGGTTCGGGACGTGCACGGTGCAGAAGCTGGCCCACCAGATCTACCAGCTGACCGGCAAGTACAAGGACGACGCGGCCCCCGCCAGCAAGATCAGCCCGCAGGGCTACGGCCGCAGGCGGCGCTCCCTGCCCGAgcgccgcggcccggcgcgctccccccggcccggccgccgcccccggaCGCGGGGGgcgcagcccctcgcccccgTCCTCGGGGTCTGA